One genomic region from Coprothermobacter sp. encodes:
- a CDS encoding beta-hydroxyacyl-ACP dehydratase: MNTNERKLCKEDIERILPQREPFLFVDEITDVVPGESVTGKKTFTGKEDFFKGHFPQMPILPGVIVVELAAQVSAFMILTVPKYRSLFGFFAGVDKFRFFKKVVPEQTLIVKSRLISFRHNVARSECKIYSGDSLVAQGVIAAVFVDNGTL; this comes from the coding sequence ATGAACACGAATGAACGCAAGCTATGCAAAGAGGACATAGAGAGAATACTCCCTCAAAGAGAGCCATTCCTCTTTGTCGATGAGATAACTGACGTTGTGCCCGGAGAAAGCGTGACAGGCAAGAAAACTTTTACTGGAAAGGAGGATTTTTTCAAGGGACATTTTCCGCAGATGCCAATTCTTCCTGGCGTTATTGTGGTGGAACTTGCTGCGCAGGTATCTGCATTTATGATACTTACTGTTCCAAAGTATAGAAGCCTATTTGGCTTTTTTGCCGGAGTGGACAAGTTCAGGTTTTTTAAGAAGGTGGTTCCTGAACAGACTCTCATTGTAAAATCAAGGCTCATTTCTTTTAGGCATAACGTTGCAAGAAGTGAGTGCAAGATCTATTCTGGTGATTCTCTCGTAGCACAAGGTGTTATTGCTGCGGTTTTTGTTGACAATGGGACTCTTTAG
- a CDS encoding nitronate monooxygenase, protein MPRLKIGDLEARVPIIQGGMGVGVSLSGLASAVANEGAIGVISSAGIGMSESDFAKNFREANARALRKEIRKAKEMTKGIIGVNIMVALSDYDDHVDISVEEGADLIISGAGLPLKMPEKILQGKIGKNSTKFVPIVSSGRAAELIFRYWAKQYGLVPDAVVVEGPMAGGHLGFKKEGIDDPDYALERIIPDVISVMRIYEQRYGESIPVIAAGGIFTGADIYRFLQLGASGVQMATRFVGTYECDASMEFKEAYVRSKKEDIIIIDSPVGMPGRAIRNKFLDDVNQGIRRPIKCPWKCLKPCDYANSPYCIALALTNAKRGYFENGFAFAGANAYRVKKIISVKALIEALQKEYRDVSCDEFYESS, encoded by the coding sequence ATGCCACGACTAAAGATAGGTGATTTGGAGGCTCGTGTACCGATTATTCAGGGGGGTATGGGTGTAGGCGTTTCTTTATCGGGTTTAGCTTCAGCCGTTGCAAATGAGGGAGCTATTGGAGTTATTTCTTCTGCAGGAATCGGTATGTCAGAGTCGGACTTTGCCAAAAACTTCAGAGAAGCAAACGCAAGAGCCCTTAGAAAAGAAATAAGAAAAGCAAAAGAGATGACGAAAGGCATCATCGGTGTAAACATAATGGTGGCCCTTTCAGATTATGATGATCACGTGGATATTTCAGTGGAGGAGGGTGCTGATCTCATTATTTCAGGAGCGGGGCTTCCTCTAAAAATGCCGGAGAAAATCTTGCAGGGTAAGATTGGAAAGAATAGTACGAAATTTGTTCCTATCGTTTCCTCAGGAAGGGCTGCAGAACTTATCTTCAGATATTGGGCGAAGCAGTATGGGTTAGTACCAGATGCAGTAGTTGTTGAAGGCCCGATGGCTGGTGGGCACCTTGGATTCAAGAAGGAAGGAATTGATGACCCCGATTATGCCTTAGAAAGGATAATTCCCGATGTTATTTCCGTAATGAGAATCTACGAACAACGTTACGGGGAAAGCATTCCTGTAATTGCTGCAGGTGGCATATTTACTGGAGCCGACATTTACAGGTTTCTTCAGTTAGGAGCAAGTGGAGTTCAGATGGCAACAAGGTTTGTAGGAACTTACGAGTGCGATGCTTCAATGGAGTTTAAGGAGGCTTACGTAAGAAGCAAAAAGGAAGATATTATCATAATAGATAGTCCTGTTGGAATGCCAGGACGAGCGATCAGGAATAAGTTCTTAGATGACGTAAACCAAGGAATCAGGAGACCAATCAAGTGTCCCTGGAAATGTTTGAAGCCGTGTGATTATGCCAATTCCCCTTATTGCATTGCACTTGCATTAACTAACGCCAAGAGAGGATATTTTGAGAATGGTTTTGCTTTTGCTGGTGCAAACGCCTATCGTGTAAAGAAGATAATTTCCGTGAAGGCACTTATCGAAGCTTTACAGAAAGAATATAGAGATGTATCGTGCGATGAATTCTATGAATCCTCTTGA
- a CDS encoding 3-oxoacyl-ACP synthase, which produces MMVGIVGLGSYVPEQVVTNADLEKLLDTTDGWIRSRSGITERRFARKDQATSDLAQIAAERALEDAHLSPNDVDLIIVGTNSPDMHYPATACLLQEMIGAKNAAAFDLQAGCPGWIYAVTAGAQFIQSGMYKNVLVVGADVITRMMDNTDRGTYVLFGDGAGATVLSTVEHGGFISFELFADGSLAQYLTLPAGGSRKPFSKEVLKERSYFTKMDGQAVFRFSVREISRIAKKVLDKAKVPLERVDWFIPHQANLRIIQSGAQELGIPMEKVVVTIDKYGNSSAASIPVALDKIYQEGKLKNGDNVLMVSFGAGMTSGAIIMEWSR; this is translated from the coding sequence TTGATGGTAGGAATCGTTGGTCTGGGTAGTTATGTTCCTGAACAGGTTGTTACCAATGCTGATCTTGAGAAACTTCTCGACACGACTGATGGATGGATAAGGAGCAGGTCAGGAATTACGGAAAGACGTTTTGCGAGAAAAGACCAGGCAACGAGTGACCTCGCACAAATTGCTGCTGAAAGGGCGCTGGAAGATGCACATCTGTCTCCCAATGACGTTGATTTGATCATTGTTGGAACAAATTCTCCTGACATGCATTATCCTGCTACAGCTTGCCTGCTGCAAGAGATGATTGGAGCAAAAAATGCAGCTGCTTTTGACCTTCAGGCAGGTTGTCCAGGCTGGATATATGCAGTTACTGCTGGAGCTCAATTCATTCAATCAGGCATGTACAAAAATGTTCTTGTCGTCGGAGCTGACGTTATCACCAGGATGATGGATAATACAGATAGAGGAACGTATGTTCTGTTTGGTGACGGAGCAGGCGCTACTGTACTGAGCACCGTCGAACATGGTGGTTTCATTTCATTTGAACTGTTTGCTGATGGCTCTCTTGCGCAGTACCTCACGTTACCTGCTGGCGGTTCGAGGAAACCGTTTAGCAAAGAAGTACTGAAAGAACGAAGTTACTTCACTAAGATGGATGGTCAGGCAGTATTTAGATTTTCTGTCCGTGAGATCTCGCGTATCGCAAAGAAGGTTCTCGACAAGGCAAAGGTCCCCCTTGAGCGTGTCGATTGGTTCATACCTCACCAGGCAAACCTCAGAATCATTCAGTCTGGAGCTCAAGAACTGGGCATACCTATGGAAAAGGTCGTGGTCACTATTGATAAGTATGGCAATTCCTCTGCTGCTTCTATCCCTGTTGCGCTTGACAAGATCTATCAAGAAGGAAAGCTGAAAAATGGCGACAACGTGCTTATGGTTTCTTTTGGCGCTGGAATGACTTCCGGTGCCATTATTATGGAGTGGTCCAGATGA